Proteins found in one Nymphalis io chromosome 4, ilAglIoxx1.1, whole genome shotgun sequence genomic segment:
- the LOC126781654 gene encoding uncharacterized protein LOC126781654 isoform X1, with product MRNVESHLLEDKMDEAVTHYMNSHQTPESVHVDANSLALNVQDDGGGRVVTVMHPQNFPTQMCRQVSVGEQVGDGPWVEELLDPEGRLAALVAHLAQHSRASHHQTHPNHHKVPSVRSDVDPSVILDAPMRLFNGQPLDQQSDTIVVQVPPLPTLPPLQDMKRCPDTDWFNKNKNTLKDDSGILTEQDGPVLDIGAGASPAQNKQQSKKSLPHKKRISRKLKRTNGSSTPQQDIVVINCGGEAPQEEILPDTFETVAPHSHVTHVPHVSHVPHVTHVPHVTHEMRAMFICQLCGEFYGEEQLKFYQHLKQHYEPHATIIIENPVPDLGIDKMTNTCIVDNVATLPDSIVELSLEGSVPKTMYQSIDKHILYTTSDKTLNYTSNKLQYSVASMDKEVPEVEKADLYDSLDKLEYFCTKCNKSFRKQKQCEAHIKEAHSNQKLEDMGEFSEPEDLMEGIHVAVEESGEQYEQALLPHLTVENGHVHQEHVRHWYMRNGAGAGAASPLCACGGAGYCPACAPPPPALASVAVQASPAHPQPHPHPHPHPHPHRAPDKHDEEMLQPIFDTEEPPEAFPDQTPPPELPPPTSHVKAESPPDLKQEKKKSNKTFECIQCGRVFQHRNSLLYHTLMHSEKQQVCRECGKSFYTVHALKIHKRVHNDDRPCKCDECGREFRQWGDLKYHKASLHSDKKHFKCEFCGKEFARRYSLNVHRRIHTGEKNYKCEYCNKSFRASSYRLSHMRTHTGSKPYKCTQCEKCFRVSYDLQRHMHIHEKVRVKAEEQKKVKEAKDKKTSNTKVNELKAEAKLPKIDQKKTETRLPILKSLLDKKSPKNPKKSPKKAPNVTVQNRTDGQFNDEIFDTRQDPYKFKEVFANPKEYPEITSRLQERSDERDLTTLRAIKSQQICETEERNYNRENTDGKMQVFTQIEKSKEYSGPIVTNVVSLSDIRNLEREVGREPRTEIHGEGLENGFFEKLSAFYNIPAV from the exons TCCGTCCATGTAGATGCCAACTCCTTGGCTCTGAATGTACAAGATGATGGAGGTGGTCGAGTGGTTACTGTCATGCACCCACAGAACTTTCCAACACAAATGTGCAG GCAAGTATCAGTGGGTGAGCAAGTTGGTGACGGTCCATGGGTGGAGGAACTCTTGGACCCTGAAGGTAGACTGGCAGCTCTAGTGGCACACCTTGCACAACATTCTCGCGCTTCCCATCATCAGACACATCCTAATCATCATAAA GTGCCTTCTGTAAGGAGTGATGTGGACCCATCTGTGATTTTAGACGCGCCAATGAGATTGTTCAATGGACAACCACTG GATCAACAATCAGATACAATAGTGGTGCAAGTACCACCCCTGCCGACCTTACCACCACTGCAGGACATGAAAAGATGTCCGGACACAGATtggttcaataaaaataaaaacacattaaag GACGACAGTGGGATTCTAACCGAACAGGACGGTCCGGTTCTAGATATCGGAGCCGGAGCCTCCCCCGCGCAAAACAAGCAACAAAGCAAGAAAAGTCTTCCACACAAGAAGAGGATATCCAGGAAGTTGAAACGGACCAATGGAAGCAGTACGCCTCAacag GACATAGTGGTGATAAATTGCGGAGGCGAGGCCCCGCAGGAAGAGATCTTGCCTGACACATTCGAAACCGTCGCGCCGCACTCGCACGTCACGCACGTTCCGCACGTGTCGCATGTGCCACATGTGACGCACGTACCGCACGTGACGCATGAG ATGCGTGCGATGTTCATCTGTCAATTGTGCGGAGAGTTCTATGGTGAAGAAcaattgaaattttatcaaCATCTCAAACAACATTACGAACCTCACGCCACCATCATCATAGAGAACCCTGTACCTGATCTAGGCATAGATAAG ATGACAAACACTTGTATCGTAGACAACGTGGCTACCCTACCGGACTCTATAGTCGAATTGTCTCTAGAAGGAAGTGTGCCAAAGACAATGTACCAATCCATAGACAAACATATACTATATACGACAAGCGATAAAACACTCAATTATACAAGCAACAAGCTGCAGTATTCCGTAGCCAGCATGGATAAGGAAGTACCTGAAGTCGAGAAAGCGGATCTCTACGACTCGTTGGATAAACTAGAGTATTTCTGTACCAAGTGCAATAAATCGTTTCGAAAACAGAAACAGTGTGAAGCTCATATTAAAGAAGCCCATTCTAATCAAAAG CTAGAAGATATGGGAGAGTTCAGCGAGCCGGAGGACCTGATGGAGGGGATACACGTGGCGGTAGAGGAGAGCGGCGAGCAGTACGAGCAGGCGCTGTTGCCGCACCTCACCGTGGAGAATGGACACGTGCACCAGGAGCACGTGCGGCACTG GTACATGCGCAACGGGGCGGGCGCGGGCGCCGCGTCCCCGCTGTGCGCGTGCGGCGGCGCGGGCTACTGCCCCGCctgcgcgccgccgccgcccgcgctcGCCAGCGTCGCCGTGCAGGCCTCGCCCGCGCACCCGCAGCCGCACCCGCACCCGCACCCGCACCCGCACCCGCACCGCGCGCCCGACAAGCACGACG AGGAAATGCTTCAACCGATCTTCGACACCGAGGAACCACCGGAGGCCTTCCCGGACCAGACGCCCCCGCCGGAGTTGCCGCCTCCCACGTCACACGTCAAAGCCGAGTCGCCGCCAGACCTGAAGCAGGAGAAGAAGAAGAGCAACAAGACGTTCGAATGTATCCAGTGCGGTCGAGTGTTCCAGCATCGTAACAGTCTACTGTATCACACGTTGATGCATAGCGAGAAGCAGCAAGTGTGTCGGGAGTGCGGGAAGAGCTTCTACACCGTTCACGCTTTAAAG ATACACAAGCGCGTGCACAACGACGACCGGCCGTGCAAGTGCGACGAGTGCGGGCGGGAGTTCCGCCAGTGGGGTGACCTCAAGTATCACAAAGCCTCGCTGCACTCTGACAAG aAACACTTCAAATGCGAATTCTGCGGGAAAGAGTTCGCCCGACGCTACTCGCTTAACGTACACCGACGGATACACACCGGCGAGAAGAACTATAAGTGCGAGTATTGCAACAAGTCCTTCCGAGCGTCTTCCTACAGGCTGAGTCACATGCGAACTCACACGG GGAGTAAGCCGTATAAATGTACGCAGTGCGAAAAATGTTTTCGAGTTTCGTACGATTTACAAAGACACATGCATATCCATGAAAAAGTACGTGTTAAGGCCGAAGAACAGAAAAAGGTTAAAGAAGCGAAGGATAAGAAAACCTCTAATACCAAAGTAAATGAATTAAAAGCCGAAGCAAAACTGCCTAAAATCGATCAGAAAAAAACAGAAACTAGGTTACCGATTTTAAAGAGTTTACTAGATAAAAAATCCCCTAAAAATCCCAAAAAATCGCCAAAGAAAGCGCCTAACGTAACAGTACAAAACAGAACAGATGGACAGTTCAACGACGAAATCTTCGACACCAGGCAGGATCCGTACAAGTTTAAAGAAGTATTCGCCAACCCGAAGGAATATCCGGAAATAACGTCTAGATTACAAGAGAGATCAGACGAAAGAGACCTGACTACTCTTAGGGCGATCAAAAGCCAACAGATCTGCGAAACCGAAGAGAGAAATTATAATAGAGAGAATACGGATGGCAAGATGCAAGTTTTTACACAGATTGAAAAGAGCAAAGAGTACAGCGGGCCGATAGTTACCAATGTTGTGTCCTTGAGCGATATCAGGAACCTCGAAAGAGAAGTCGGCCGAGAACCTAGAACAGAAATACACGGGGAAGGTCTCGAAAATGGATTTTTCGAGAAATTGTCTGCCTTCTACAACATACCGGCCGTATGA
- the LOC126781654 gene encoding uncharacterized protein LOC126781654 isoform X3, translating to MHPQNFPTQMCRQVSVGEQVGDGPWVEELLDPEGRLAALVAHLAQHSRASHHQTHPNHHKVPSVRSDVDPSVILDAPMRLFNGQPLDQQSDTIVVQVPPLPTLPPLQDMKRCPDTDWFNKNKNTLKDDSGILTEQDGPVLDIGAGASPAQNKQQSKKSLPHKKRISRKLKRTNGSSTPQQDIVVINCGGEAPQEEILPDTFETVAPHSHVTHVPHVSHVPHVTHVPHVTHEMRAMFICQLCGEFYGEEQLKFYQHLKQHYEPHATIIIENPVPDLGIDKMTNTCIVDNVATLPDSIVELSLEGSVPKTMYQSIDKHILYTTSDKTLNYTSNKLQYSVASMDKEVPEVEKADLYDSLDKLEYFCTKCNKSFRKQKQCEAHIKEAHSNQKLEDMGEFSEPEDLMEGIHVAVEESGEQYEQALLPHLTVENGHVHQEHVRHWYMRNGAGAGAASPLCACGGAGYCPACAPPPPALASVAVQASPAHPQPHPHPHPHPHPHRAPDKHDEEMLQPIFDTEEPPEAFPDQTPPPELPPPTSHVKAESPPDLKQEKKKSNKTFECIQCGRVFQHRNSLLYHTLMHSEKQQVCRECGKSFYTVHALKIHKRVHNDDRPCKCDECGREFRQWGDLKYHKASLHSDKKHFKCEFCGKEFARRYSLNVHRRIHTGEKNYKCEYCNKSFRASSYRLSHMRTHTGSKPYKCTQCEKCFRVSYDLQRHMHIHEKVRVKAEEQKKVKEAKDKKTSNTKVNELKAEAKLPKIDQKKTETRLPILKSLLDKKSPKNPKKSPKKAPNVTVQNRTDGQFNDEIFDTRQDPYKFKEVFANPKEYPEITSRLQERSDERDLTTLRAIKSQQICETEERNYNRENTDGKMQVFTQIEKSKEYSGPIVTNVVSLSDIRNLEREVGREPRTEIHGEGLENGFFEKLSAFYNIPAV from the exons ATGCACCCACAGAACTTTCCAACACAAATGTGCAG GCAAGTATCAGTGGGTGAGCAAGTTGGTGACGGTCCATGGGTGGAGGAACTCTTGGACCCTGAAGGTAGACTGGCAGCTCTAGTGGCACACCTTGCACAACATTCTCGCGCTTCCCATCATCAGACACATCCTAATCATCATAAA GTGCCTTCTGTAAGGAGTGATGTGGACCCATCTGTGATTTTAGACGCGCCAATGAGATTGTTCAATGGACAACCACTG GATCAACAATCAGATACAATAGTGGTGCAAGTACCACCCCTGCCGACCTTACCACCACTGCAGGACATGAAAAGATGTCCGGACACAGATtggttcaataaaaataaaaacacattaaag GACGACAGTGGGATTCTAACCGAACAGGACGGTCCGGTTCTAGATATCGGAGCCGGAGCCTCCCCCGCGCAAAACAAGCAACAAAGCAAGAAAAGTCTTCCACACAAGAAGAGGATATCCAGGAAGTTGAAACGGACCAATGGAAGCAGTACGCCTCAacag GACATAGTGGTGATAAATTGCGGAGGCGAGGCCCCGCAGGAAGAGATCTTGCCTGACACATTCGAAACCGTCGCGCCGCACTCGCACGTCACGCACGTTCCGCACGTGTCGCATGTGCCACATGTGACGCACGTACCGCACGTGACGCATGAG ATGCGTGCGATGTTCATCTGTCAATTGTGCGGAGAGTTCTATGGTGAAGAAcaattgaaattttatcaaCATCTCAAACAACATTACGAACCTCACGCCACCATCATCATAGAGAACCCTGTACCTGATCTAGGCATAGATAAG ATGACAAACACTTGTATCGTAGACAACGTGGCTACCCTACCGGACTCTATAGTCGAATTGTCTCTAGAAGGAAGTGTGCCAAAGACAATGTACCAATCCATAGACAAACATATACTATATACGACAAGCGATAAAACACTCAATTATACAAGCAACAAGCTGCAGTATTCCGTAGCCAGCATGGATAAGGAAGTACCTGAAGTCGAGAAAGCGGATCTCTACGACTCGTTGGATAAACTAGAGTATTTCTGTACCAAGTGCAATAAATCGTTTCGAAAACAGAAACAGTGTGAAGCTCATATTAAAGAAGCCCATTCTAATCAAAAG CTAGAAGATATGGGAGAGTTCAGCGAGCCGGAGGACCTGATGGAGGGGATACACGTGGCGGTAGAGGAGAGCGGCGAGCAGTACGAGCAGGCGCTGTTGCCGCACCTCACCGTGGAGAATGGACACGTGCACCAGGAGCACGTGCGGCACTG GTACATGCGCAACGGGGCGGGCGCGGGCGCCGCGTCCCCGCTGTGCGCGTGCGGCGGCGCGGGCTACTGCCCCGCctgcgcgccgccgccgcccgcgctcGCCAGCGTCGCCGTGCAGGCCTCGCCCGCGCACCCGCAGCCGCACCCGCACCCGCACCCGCACCCGCACCCGCACCGCGCGCCCGACAAGCACGACG AGGAAATGCTTCAACCGATCTTCGACACCGAGGAACCACCGGAGGCCTTCCCGGACCAGACGCCCCCGCCGGAGTTGCCGCCTCCCACGTCACACGTCAAAGCCGAGTCGCCGCCAGACCTGAAGCAGGAGAAGAAGAAGAGCAACAAGACGTTCGAATGTATCCAGTGCGGTCGAGTGTTCCAGCATCGTAACAGTCTACTGTATCACACGTTGATGCATAGCGAGAAGCAGCAAGTGTGTCGGGAGTGCGGGAAGAGCTTCTACACCGTTCACGCTTTAAAG ATACACAAGCGCGTGCACAACGACGACCGGCCGTGCAAGTGCGACGAGTGCGGGCGGGAGTTCCGCCAGTGGGGTGACCTCAAGTATCACAAAGCCTCGCTGCACTCTGACAAG aAACACTTCAAATGCGAATTCTGCGGGAAAGAGTTCGCCCGACGCTACTCGCTTAACGTACACCGACGGATACACACCGGCGAGAAGAACTATAAGTGCGAGTATTGCAACAAGTCCTTCCGAGCGTCTTCCTACAGGCTGAGTCACATGCGAACTCACACGG GGAGTAAGCCGTATAAATGTACGCAGTGCGAAAAATGTTTTCGAGTTTCGTACGATTTACAAAGACACATGCATATCCATGAAAAAGTACGTGTTAAGGCCGAAGAACAGAAAAAGGTTAAAGAAGCGAAGGATAAGAAAACCTCTAATACCAAAGTAAATGAATTAAAAGCCGAAGCAAAACTGCCTAAAATCGATCAGAAAAAAACAGAAACTAGGTTACCGATTTTAAAGAGTTTACTAGATAAAAAATCCCCTAAAAATCCCAAAAAATCGCCAAAGAAAGCGCCTAACGTAACAGTACAAAACAGAACAGATGGACAGTTCAACGACGAAATCTTCGACACCAGGCAGGATCCGTACAAGTTTAAAGAAGTATTCGCCAACCCGAAGGAATATCCGGAAATAACGTCTAGATTACAAGAGAGATCAGACGAAAGAGACCTGACTACTCTTAGGGCGATCAAAAGCCAACAGATCTGCGAAACCGAAGAGAGAAATTATAATAGAGAGAATACGGATGGCAAGATGCAAGTTTTTACACAGATTGAAAAGAGCAAAGAGTACAGCGGGCCGATAGTTACCAATGTTGTGTCCTTGAGCGATATCAGGAACCTCGAAAGAGAAGTCGGCCGAGAACCTAGAACAGAAATACACGGGGAAGGTCTCGAAAATGGATTTTTCGAGAAATTGTCTGCCTTCTACAACATACCGGCCGTATGA
- the LOC126781654 gene encoding uncharacterized protein LOC126781654 isoform X2, whose amino-acid sequence MYFFFWSVHVDANSLALNVQDDGGGRVVTVMHPQNFPTQMCRQVSVGEQVGDGPWVEELLDPEGRLAALVAHLAQHSRASHHQTHPNHHKVPSVRSDVDPSVILDAPMRLFNGQPLDQQSDTIVVQVPPLPTLPPLQDMKRCPDTDWFNKNKNTLKDDSGILTEQDGPVLDIGAGASPAQNKQQSKKSLPHKKRISRKLKRTNGSSTPQQDIVVINCGGEAPQEEILPDTFETVAPHSHVTHVPHVSHVPHVTHVPHVTHEMRAMFICQLCGEFYGEEQLKFYQHLKQHYEPHATIIIENPVPDLGIDKMTNTCIVDNVATLPDSIVELSLEGSVPKTMYQSIDKHILYTTSDKTLNYTSNKLQYSVASMDKEVPEVEKADLYDSLDKLEYFCTKCNKSFRKQKQCEAHIKEAHSNQKLEDMGEFSEPEDLMEGIHVAVEESGEQYEQALLPHLTVENGHVHQEHVRHWYMRNGAGAGAASPLCACGGAGYCPACAPPPPALASVAVQASPAHPQPHPHPHPHPHPHRAPDKHDEEMLQPIFDTEEPPEAFPDQTPPPELPPPTSHVKAESPPDLKQEKKKSNKTFECIQCGRVFQHRNSLLYHTLMHSEKQQVCRECGKSFYTVHALKIHKRVHNDDRPCKCDECGREFRQWGDLKYHKASLHSDKKHFKCEFCGKEFARRYSLNVHRRIHTGEKNYKCEYCNKSFRASSYRLSHMRTHTGSKPYKCTQCEKCFRVSYDLQRHMHIHEKVRVKAEEQKKVKEAKDKKTSNTKVNELKAEAKLPKIDQKKTETRLPILKSLLDKKSPKNPKKSPKKAPNVTVQNRTDGQFNDEIFDTRQDPYKFKEVFANPKEYPEITSRLQERSDERDLTTLRAIKSQQICETEERNYNRENTDGKMQVFTQIEKSKEYSGPIVTNVVSLSDIRNLEREVGREPRTEIHGEGLENGFFEKLSAFYNIPAV is encoded by the exons atgtatttttttttttgg TCCGTCCATGTAGATGCCAACTCCTTGGCTCTGAATGTACAAGATGATGGAGGTGGTCGAGTGGTTACTGTCATGCACCCACAGAACTTTCCAACACAAATGTGCAG GCAAGTATCAGTGGGTGAGCAAGTTGGTGACGGTCCATGGGTGGAGGAACTCTTGGACCCTGAAGGTAGACTGGCAGCTCTAGTGGCACACCTTGCACAACATTCTCGCGCTTCCCATCATCAGACACATCCTAATCATCATAAA GTGCCTTCTGTAAGGAGTGATGTGGACCCATCTGTGATTTTAGACGCGCCAATGAGATTGTTCAATGGACAACCACTG GATCAACAATCAGATACAATAGTGGTGCAAGTACCACCCCTGCCGACCTTACCACCACTGCAGGACATGAAAAGATGTCCGGACACAGATtggttcaataaaaataaaaacacattaaag GACGACAGTGGGATTCTAACCGAACAGGACGGTCCGGTTCTAGATATCGGAGCCGGAGCCTCCCCCGCGCAAAACAAGCAACAAAGCAAGAAAAGTCTTCCACACAAGAAGAGGATATCCAGGAAGTTGAAACGGACCAATGGAAGCAGTACGCCTCAacag GACATAGTGGTGATAAATTGCGGAGGCGAGGCCCCGCAGGAAGAGATCTTGCCTGACACATTCGAAACCGTCGCGCCGCACTCGCACGTCACGCACGTTCCGCACGTGTCGCATGTGCCACATGTGACGCACGTACCGCACGTGACGCATGAG ATGCGTGCGATGTTCATCTGTCAATTGTGCGGAGAGTTCTATGGTGAAGAAcaattgaaattttatcaaCATCTCAAACAACATTACGAACCTCACGCCACCATCATCATAGAGAACCCTGTACCTGATCTAGGCATAGATAAG ATGACAAACACTTGTATCGTAGACAACGTGGCTACCCTACCGGACTCTATAGTCGAATTGTCTCTAGAAGGAAGTGTGCCAAAGACAATGTACCAATCCATAGACAAACATATACTATATACGACAAGCGATAAAACACTCAATTATACAAGCAACAAGCTGCAGTATTCCGTAGCCAGCATGGATAAGGAAGTACCTGAAGTCGAGAAAGCGGATCTCTACGACTCGTTGGATAAACTAGAGTATTTCTGTACCAAGTGCAATAAATCGTTTCGAAAACAGAAACAGTGTGAAGCTCATATTAAAGAAGCCCATTCTAATCAAAAG CTAGAAGATATGGGAGAGTTCAGCGAGCCGGAGGACCTGATGGAGGGGATACACGTGGCGGTAGAGGAGAGCGGCGAGCAGTACGAGCAGGCGCTGTTGCCGCACCTCACCGTGGAGAATGGACACGTGCACCAGGAGCACGTGCGGCACTG GTACATGCGCAACGGGGCGGGCGCGGGCGCCGCGTCCCCGCTGTGCGCGTGCGGCGGCGCGGGCTACTGCCCCGCctgcgcgccgccgccgcccgcgctcGCCAGCGTCGCCGTGCAGGCCTCGCCCGCGCACCCGCAGCCGCACCCGCACCCGCACCCGCACCCGCACCCGCACCGCGCGCCCGACAAGCACGACG AGGAAATGCTTCAACCGATCTTCGACACCGAGGAACCACCGGAGGCCTTCCCGGACCAGACGCCCCCGCCGGAGTTGCCGCCTCCCACGTCACACGTCAAAGCCGAGTCGCCGCCAGACCTGAAGCAGGAGAAGAAGAAGAGCAACAAGACGTTCGAATGTATCCAGTGCGGTCGAGTGTTCCAGCATCGTAACAGTCTACTGTATCACACGTTGATGCATAGCGAGAAGCAGCAAGTGTGTCGGGAGTGCGGGAAGAGCTTCTACACCGTTCACGCTTTAAAG ATACACAAGCGCGTGCACAACGACGACCGGCCGTGCAAGTGCGACGAGTGCGGGCGGGAGTTCCGCCAGTGGGGTGACCTCAAGTATCACAAAGCCTCGCTGCACTCTGACAAG aAACACTTCAAATGCGAATTCTGCGGGAAAGAGTTCGCCCGACGCTACTCGCTTAACGTACACCGACGGATACACACCGGCGAGAAGAACTATAAGTGCGAGTATTGCAACAAGTCCTTCCGAGCGTCTTCCTACAGGCTGAGTCACATGCGAACTCACACGG GGAGTAAGCCGTATAAATGTACGCAGTGCGAAAAATGTTTTCGAGTTTCGTACGATTTACAAAGACACATGCATATCCATGAAAAAGTACGTGTTAAGGCCGAAGAACAGAAAAAGGTTAAAGAAGCGAAGGATAAGAAAACCTCTAATACCAAAGTAAATGAATTAAAAGCCGAAGCAAAACTGCCTAAAATCGATCAGAAAAAAACAGAAACTAGGTTACCGATTTTAAAGAGTTTACTAGATAAAAAATCCCCTAAAAATCCCAAAAAATCGCCAAAGAAAGCGCCTAACGTAACAGTACAAAACAGAACAGATGGACAGTTCAACGACGAAATCTTCGACACCAGGCAGGATCCGTACAAGTTTAAAGAAGTATTCGCCAACCCGAAGGAATATCCGGAAATAACGTCTAGATTACAAGAGAGATCAGACGAAAGAGACCTGACTACTCTTAGGGCGATCAAAAGCCAACAGATCTGCGAAACCGAAGAGAGAAATTATAATAGAGAGAATACGGATGGCAAGATGCAAGTTTTTACACAGATTGAAAAGAGCAAAGAGTACAGCGGGCCGATAGTTACCAATGTTGTGTCCTTGAGCGATATCAGGAACCTCGAAAGAGAAGTCGGCCGAGAACCTAGAACAGAAATACACGGGGAAGGTCTCGAAAATGGATTTTTCGAGAAATTGTCTGCCTTCTACAACATACCGGCCGTATGA